The following proteins are encoded in a genomic region of Streptomyces lunaelactis:
- a CDS encoding aldehyde dehydrogenase translates to MTELVEHGKLFIGGELTDPLGSDAIEVVSPHTEQVIGRVPHASPADVDRAVAAARKAFDAGPWPRMTLDERIAVITRIKDAIAVRHEEIARSISSQNGSPYSWSVLAQALGAMMVWDSAITVARGYAHEERRAGVLGPILVRREPVGVVAAVIPWNVPQFTAAAKLGPALLAGCTVVLKPSPETPLDSYILGEIAQEAGLPEGVLSILPADREVSEYLVGHPGIDKVSFTGSVAAGRRVMEVASRHLTRVTLELGGKSAAVILPDADLASTVAGIVPAAWMNNGQACVAQTRILAPRSRYDEIAEAFAAAASALVVGDPLDAATQVGPLVAGRQQQRSLDYIRIGQEEGAKIIAGGGRPAGLEQGWYVEPTLFGGVDNSMRIAREEIFGPVICLLPYGDESDAAKIANDSDYGLSGSVWTADVEHGIDFARQIRTGTYNVNTFSLDMLGPFGGYKNSGLGREFGPEGYGAYLEHKMIHLPAGYGEN, encoded by the coding sequence ATGACCGAGCTTGTGGAACACGGAAAGCTGTTCATCGGCGGGGAGTTGACCGATCCTCTCGGCAGCGACGCCATCGAGGTCGTATCGCCCCACACCGAGCAGGTCATCGGGCGCGTCCCGCACGCCTCGCCGGCGGATGTCGACCGGGCGGTGGCCGCGGCCCGCAAGGCCTTCGACGCGGGGCCCTGGCCGCGGATGACGCTCGATGAGCGGATCGCAGTCATCACGCGGATCAAGGACGCGATCGCGGTACGGCACGAGGAGATCGCCCGCTCCATCAGCTCCCAGAACGGCTCCCCGTACTCCTGGAGCGTGCTCGCGCAGGCGCTCGGCGCGATGATGGTGTGGGACTCGGCGATCACCGTCGCGCGCGGCTATGCGCACGAGGAGCGGCGGGCGGGAGTGCTCGGGCCGATCCTCGTCCGGCGTGAGCCGGTGGGTGTGGTGGCGGCCGTCATCCCGTGGAACGTCCCGCAGTTCACCGCCGCGGCCAAGCTCGGCCCCGCGCTGCTGGCCGGCTGCACGGTCGTGCTCAAGCCCTCGCCCGAGACGCCCCTGGACTCGTACATACTCGGCGAGATCGCCCAGGAGGCGGGGCTTCCGGAGGGCGTTCTCTCGATCCTCCCCGCGGACCGGGAGGTGAGCGAGTACCTGGTCGGGCACCCCGGTATCGACAAGGTCTCCTTCACCGGGTCCGTCGCGGCCGGCAGGCGGGTCATGGAGGTCGCCTCGCGCCATCTCACCCGCGTCACACTGGAGTTGGGCGGCAAGTCGGCGGCGGTGATCCTTCCGGACGCGGATCTGGCGTCGACGGTGGCCGGGATCGTCCCGGCGGCCTGGATGAACAACGGGCAGGCGTGCGTGGCCCAGACCCGTATCCTCGCGCCGCGCAGCCGCTACGACGAGATCGCCGAGGCGTTCGCGGCGGCCGCGAGCGCTCTGGTGGTGGGCGACCCGCTGGACGCGGCGACACAGGTCGGACCGCTGGTGGCCGGTCGGCAGCAGCAGCGCTCCCTCGACTACATCAGGATCGGGCAGGAGGAAGGCGCCAAGATCATTGCGGGCGGCGGGCGTCCGGCCGGCCTGGAGCAGGGCTGGTACGTCGAGCCGACGCTCTTCGGTGGGGTCGACAACTCCATGCGCATCGCCCGCGAGGAGATCTTCGGGCCGGTGATCTGTCTGCTGCCGTACGGGGACGAGAGCGATGCGGCGAAGATCGCGAACGACTCCGACTACGGGCTCAGCGGCAGCGTGTGGACGGCGGACGTCGAGCACGGCATCGACTTCGCGCGGCAGATCAGGACGGGGACGTACAACGTCAACACGTTCAGTCTCGACATGCTCGGGCCGTTCGGAGGCTACAAGAACTCAGGCCTGGGGCGGGAGTTCGGACCCGAGGGGTACGGCGCGTACCTGGAGCACAAGATGATCCACCTGCCGGCCGGGTACGGCGAGAACTGA
- a CDS encoding 50S ribosomal protein bL37 — translation MAKRGNKRRARKKKKANHGKRPNA, via the coding sequence ATGGCCAAACGAGGAAACAAGCGACGCGCCCGTAAGAAGAAGAAGGCCAATCACGGCAAGCGTCCCAACGCCTGA
- a CDS encoding MBL fold metallo-hydrolase, with protein sequence MTQVTEHGGGVWSIEVPIPDNPLGHTLVHLLDTDSGPVLIDTGWDDPASWDTLVAGLGSLGVSVADIHGVVITHHHPDHHGLSGQVRDASGAWIAMHAADSAVVRRTRDAEPALWLDYLADKLTRAGAPDEHTAPLREARTSGRIRTLPGLRAALPDREIVPGELLGLAGRRLRAIWTPGHTPGHVCLHLEEAHPAGRPGHGRLFSGDHLLPGITPHIGLYEDPDDATAGDPLGDYLDSLERIGRLAPAEVLPAHQYAFPDAASRVRELLAHHEDRLTGLLALLAVPLTPWQVAERMEWNRPWEQIPYGSRNIAVSEAEAHLRRLVKLGRAEVLTGSVPTTYVAV encoded by the coding sequence ATGACCCAGGTGACCGAGCACGGCGGGGGCGTCTGGTCCATCGAGGTGCCCATACCGGACAACCCGCTCGGCCACACCCTGGTCCATCTGCTCGACACCGACAGCGGGCCCGTACTCATCGACACCGGCTGGGACGACCCGGCCTCCTGGGACACCCTCGTCGCCGGGCTCGGCTCCCTCGGCGTTTCCGTCGCCGACATACACGGCGTGGTCATCACCCATCACCACCCCGACCACCACGGCCTCTCCGGGCAGGTGCGGGACGCCTCCGGCGCCTGGATCGCGATGCACGCCGCCGACAGCGCCGTGGTGCGCCGCACCCGGGACGCCGAACCAGCCCTCTGGCTCGACTACTTGGCGGACAAACTCACCCGGGCCGGCGCCCCCGACGAGCACACCGCGCCGCTGCGCGAGGCCCGCACATCGGGGCGGATACGGACGCTGCCCGGGCTGCGCGCCGCCCTGCCCGACCGGGAGATCGTCCCCGGTGAGCTCCTCGGCCTGGCAGGCCGGCGGCTGCGCGCCATCTGGACCCCGGGCCACACGCCCGGCCATGTCTGCCTCCACCTGGAGGAGGCCCACCCCGCCGGCAGACCCGGCCATGGCCGGCTCTTCTCCGGCGACCATCTGCTCCCCGGGATCACCCCGCACATCGGCCTCTACGAGGACCCGGACGACGCCACCGCCGGCGACCCCCTCGGCGACTACCTCGACTCCCTGGAGCGCATCGGCCGCCTCGCCCCGGCCGAGGTGCTCCCGGCGCACCAGTACGCCTTCCCCGACGCGGCGTCCCGGGTACGGGAGTTGCTCGCCCACCACGAGGACCGGCTCACCGGGCTGCTCGCGCTGCTGGCCGTGCCCCTCACCCCCTGGCAGGTCGCCGAGCGGATGGAGTGGAACCGGCCCTGGGAGCAGATCCCGTACGGATCGCGGAACATCGCCGTCTCGGAGGCGGAGGCACATCTGCGCCGGCTGGTGAAGCTGGGGCGCGCCGAGGTGCTGACGGGGAGCGTCCCCACGACGTACGTGGCCGTCTGA
- a CDS encoding prenyltransferase/squalene oxidase repeat-containing protein, translated as MTTVRLRRSAAALAASAVLGIAIASAAAPTAFAAPSPKPTPSALMPSGLYGAGDPTYDGVWRQSVALLAQDTVGVKPAAKAVDWLTGQQCASGGFLSYRADAAKPCDAKLPPDSNASAVAVQALAALGGQDATVRKTVGWLKSVQNADGGWGYNPGGASDANSTSLVIGALAAAGEKPDTVKSKGGKTPYDALLTFAKPCGGKDGGAFVYQQKTPGIVADSTAAGVLGAHGKGLVVTAGEKDAKGTVCEKATTAEGAAHNGAVYLAAALAKTGHLDTAPMPGATDPTPKPDFGNTADAVVALSAQGLGDQAKKPLEWLRQNAAAWAKESGPAAYAQLIFAAHASGADPKSFGGMDLVSALNATGPAPESQKPAAAEKKDSSESDSDSGIGVWWIAGVFFVASVGAGFLISGRKKNQRL; from the coding sequence ATGACCACCGTTCGCCTTCGCCGCAGCGCCGCAGCGCTCGCCGCCTCCGCCGTGCTCGGCATAGCCATTGCCTCGGCCGCCGCGCCGACCGCGTTCGCGGCGCCGTCCCCGAAGCCGACGCCGTCGGCCCTCATGCCGTCCGGTCTGTACGGGGCGGGCGATCCGACGTACGACGGTGTCTGGCGGCAGTCGGTCGCGCTGCTCGCGCAGGACACCGTGGGTGTGAAGCCCGCCGCGAAGGCCGTGGACTGGCTGACCGGACAGCAGTGCGCGAGCGGCGGCTTCCTCTCGTACCGCGCGGACGCCGCCAAGCCGTGCGACGCCAAGCTGCCGCCGGACTCCAACGCCTCCGCGGTCGCCGTGCAGGCGCTGGCCGCGCTCGGCGGGCAGGACGCCACGGTGCGCAAGACCGTCGGCTGGCTGAAGTCCGTACAGAACGCGGACGGCGGCTGGGGCTACAACCCCGGCGGGGCAAGCGACGCCAACTCCACCTCCCTCGTGATCGGCGCGCTCGCCGCGGCGGGCGAGAAGCCGGACACGGTGAAGTCGAAGGGCGGGAAGACGCCGTACGACGCGCTGCTGACGTTCGCGAAGCCGTGCGGCGGGAAGGACGGCGGCGCGTTCGTCTACCAGCAGAAGACCCCCGGCATCGTCGCCGACTCCACGGCGGCGGGCGTGCTCGGCGCGCACGGCAAGGGCCTGGTCGTGACCGCGGGCGAGAAGGACGCGAAGGGAACGGTCTGCGAGAAGGCCACGACGGCGGAAGGCGCGGCGCACAACGGCGCGGTGTACCTGGCGGCCGCGCTCGCGAAGACCGGGCACCTGGACACGGCGCCCATGCCCGGCGCCACGGATCCGACGCCCAAGCCGGACTTCGGGAACACGGCGGACGCGGTTGTCGCGCTGTCCGCGCAGGGGCTGGGTGACCAGGCGAAGAAGCCGCTGGAGTGGCTGCGGCAGAACGCGGCGGCCTGGGCGAAGGAGTCCGGTCCGGCGGCCTACGCCCAGCTGATCTTCGCGGCACACGCCAGCGGGGCGGACCCGAAGAGCTTCGGCGGCATGGACCTGGTGTCGGCGCTCAACGCGACGGGCCCGGCGCCCGAGTCCCAGAAGCCCGCTGCCGCCGAGAAGAAGGACTCCTCGGAGTCGGACTCGGACTCCGGCATCGGGGTGTGGTGGATCGCCGGCGTGTTCTTCGTCGCGAGCGTCGGCGCCGGTTTCCTCATCAGCGGCCGCAAGAAGAACCAGCGGCTGTGA
- a CDS encoding SCO2322 family protein has product MTRTRLLSLVLALGAALTVLGAGPAQAAGYRYWSFWQSGGGKWTYATEGPATARPADGSVNGFRFSVSEDSGDSAQPRTAPDFEAICGRTPPKDGTKRIALVIDPGTAEDAPKGETPPASRSACAQVGEDATSAEALASVAKPLRYNSNALLCGISGYPRSGCGEQVSGSGDVPKAPASSGGQPAGDRAGDSAGGGPSAGLLAGLAAVLALGAAAVWQSRRRKR; this is encoded by the coding sequence GTGACGCGTACCCGGCTCCTGTCCCTCGTCCTCGCGCTCGGCGCCGCGCTCACGGTGCTGGGCGCGGGTCCGGCGCAGGCGGCCGGATACCGCTACTGGTCGTTCTGGCAGAGCGGCGGCGGGAAGTGGACGTACGCCACCGAGGGCCCTGCCACCGCGAGGCCGGCCGACGGCTCGGTGAACGGCTTCCGCTTCTCGGTGAGCGAGGACAGCGGGGACTCGGCGCAGCCGCGCACCGCTCCGGACTTCGAGGCGATCTGCGGGCGCACGCCGCCGAAGGACGGCACGAAGCGGATCGCGCTCGTGATCGACCCCGGCACGGCGGAGGACGCCCCGAAGGGCGAGACGCCGCCCGCGTCGCGGTCCGCGTGCGCGCAGGTCGGCGAGGACGCGACGAGCGCGGAGGCGCTGGCGTCGGTGGCCAAGCCGCTGCGGTACAACAGCAACGCGCTGCTCTGCGGGATCTCCGGCTACCCGAGGTCGGGCTGCGGCGAGCAGGTGTCCGGCTCCGGCGACGTGCCGAAGGCCCCGGCCTCCTCCGGCGGGCAGCCGGCCGGCGACCGGGCCGGCGACTCGGCGGGCGGCGGCCCGTCGGCAGGTCTGCTGGCCGGACTCGCGGCTGTCCTGGCGCTGGGCGCGGCGGCGGTGTGGCAGTCCCGCCGCCGCAAGCGATGA
- a CDS encoding energy-coupling factor transporter transmembrane component T — protein MRTRLRTPEANRSNALHAGAWWIWALGLAAAASRTTNPLLLGLLVGVAGYVVAARRTDAPWARSYGAFVKLGLLVIAVRVLFSVVLGSPIPGTHVLFALPEVPLPDWARGVRIGGRVSAEQVLFALYDGAKLATLLICVGAANALANPARLLKSLPGALYEAGVAVVVAMTFAPNMVADVVRLRTARRLRGRPTGGVKAIVQIGLPVLEGALERSVAVAASMDARGYGRTADVPPAVRRTTTVLTLGGLLGVCAGSYGLLAAAGASYGLPLLIAGLLAAMAGLRLGGRRSVRTRYRPDRWGPRSWLVAGSGAVVAVLMIRAGTYDPEALHPPVVPLTAPTLPLWPAASILIGLLPAFVAPVPPKESTP, from the coding sequence ATGCGCACGCGGCTGCGGACGCCCGAGGCGAACCGGAGCAACGCCCTGCACGCCGGGGCCTGGTGGATCTGGGCGCTCGGGCTCGCCGCCGCCGCGTCCCGGACCACCAATCCCCTCCTCCTCGGGCTCCTCGTCGGCGTCGCCGGGTACGTCGTCGCCGCCCGGCGCACCGACGCGCCCTGGGCCCGTTCCTACGGGGCCTTCGTCAAGCTCGGGCTGCTCGTCATCGCCGTCCGCGTCCTCTTCTCCGTCGTCCTCGGCTCCCCGATCCCCGGCACGCACGTCCTCTTCGCCCTCCCCGAAGTCCCGCTGCCCGACTGGGCCCGAGGCGTCCGGATCGGCGGCCGGGTCTCCGCCGAGCAGGTCCTCTTCGCCCTGTACGACGGCGCGAAGCTGGCCACGCTCCTCATCTGTGTGGGCGCCGCCAACGCCCTCGCGAACCCCGCCCGCCTGCTCAAGTCCCTCCCCGGCGCGCTCTACGAGGCCGGCGTCGCCGTAGTCGTCGCCATGACCTTCGCGCCGAACATGGTCGCGGACGTCGTCCGGCTGCGTACCGCCCGCCGGCTGCGCGGCCGCCCCACCGGCGGCGTCAAGGCGATCGTGCAGATCGGGCTGCCCGTCCTGGAGGGCGCGCTGGAGCGGTCCGTCGCCGTCGCCGCCTCGATGGACGCGCGCGGCTACGGGCGGACGGCCGACGTCCCGCCCGCCGTCCGCCGTACCACCACCGTCCTCACCCTCGGCGGGCTCCTCGGCGTGTGCGCCGGTTCCTACGGGCTGCTCGCCGCGGCGGGCGCTTCGTACGGGCTGCCTCTCCTCATCGCCGGGCTCCTCGCAGCGATGGCGGGGCTGCGGCTCGGCGGCCGCCGCTCCGTACGCACCCGGTACCGCCCGGACCGCTGGGGCCCGCGGTCCTGGCTCGTGGCCGGATCGGGTGCGGTCGTCGCGGTGCTGATGATCCGGGCGGGTACCTACGATCCGGAGGCCCTGCACCCCCCAGTCGTACCGCTGACCGCGCCGACCCTGCCGCTGTGGCCCGCCGCGAGCATCCTCATCGGGCTGCTGCCCGCCTTCGTGGCCCCCGTACCACCCAAGGAGTCGACCCCGTGA
- a CDS encoding ECF transporter S component — translation MSARPIRLGPRSIAALALISAIGVIAFGWPLLADADSGLAHSADAPWLFAALLPLLVAVVVATIADTGLDAKAVAMLGVLAAVGAALRPLGAGTAGLEPMFFLMVLSGRVLGPGFGFVLGSVTMFASALLTGGVGPWMPFQMLSMGWFTMGAGLLPGPDRLRGRAELLMLGAYGALAAFAYGTVMNLQGWTYIGGLSTGISFHPGDPVHENLVRFLAYCAATSFGWDLGRAVLTVVLTLTIGSTVLKALRRATRRAAFEAQVTFETPDRVPGG, via the coding sequence GTGAGCGCCCGCCCGATCAGGCTCGGTCCGCGCTCCATCGCCGCCCTCGCCCTGATCAGCGCGATCGGCGTCATCGCCTTCGGCTGGCCGCTCCTCGCCGACGCCGACTCCGGTCTCGCCCACTCCGCCGACGCCCCCTGGCTCTTCGCCGCGCTGCTCCCGCTCCTGGTGGCCGTCGTCGTCGCGACGATCGCCGACACCGGGCTGGACGCCAAGGCGGTGGCGATGCTCGGCGTGCTCGCCGCGGTCGGCGCCGCGCTGCGGCCTCTCGGCGCGGGCACCGCGGGCCTGGAGCCCATGTTCTTCCTGATGGTGCTGAGCGGCCGCGTCCTTGGACCCGGCTTCGGCTTCGTACTCGGCTCGGTCACGATGTTCGCGTCCGCGCTGCTCACCGGCGGTGTCGGCCCGTGGATGCCGTTCCAGATGCTGTCGATGGGCTGGTTCACGATGGGCGCCGGACTGCTGCCGGGGCCGGACCGGCTGCGCGGCCGCGCCGAGCTGCTGATGCTCGGGGCGTACGGGGCCCTCGCCGCCTTCGCCTACGGCACGGTCATGAACCTCCAGGGCTGGACGTACATCGGCGGCCTCTCCACCGGCATCTCGTTCCACCCCGGCGACCCGGTCCACGAGAACCTGGTCCGCTTCCTCGCCTACTGCGCGGCGACCTCGTTCGGCTGGGACCTGGGGCGCGCGGTGCTCACCGTCGTACTGACCCTGACCATCGGCTCGACGGTCCTCAAGGCGCTGCGCCGCGCCACACGACGGGCCGCCTTCGAGGCGCAGGTCACATTCGAGACCCCGGACAGGGTCCCTGGAGGGTGA
- a CDS encoding steroid 3-ketoacyl-CoA thiolase, with the protein MAAEPVIVEAVRTPIGKRGGALANLHPAYLLGETYRELLGRTGIHADCVEQVVGGTVTHAGEQSMNPARNAWLAMGLPYETAATTVDCQCGSSQQAGHMVANMISAGVIDIGISCGVEAMSRVPLGSGSKHGPGKPFPDEWNVDLPNQFEAAERIARNRGLTRERVDSLGLLSQERAAAAWSEERFKRETFAVQVPTTEEEQSAGQGMWRLVDRDEGLRDTSMEALAKLKPVMPTAVHTAGNSSQISDGAAAIMWSSKRMARALKLRPRARIVAQALVGSDPHYHLDGPIDATRAVLGKAGMSLRDIDVVEINEAFASVVLSWAQVFEQDLEKVNVNGGGIALGHPVGATGARLITTALHELERRDKEFALITMCAGGALATGTIIQRL; encoded by the coding sequence ATGGCCGCGGAACCCGTCATCGTCGAAGCCGTACGCACCCCCATCGGCAAGCGCGGAGGCGCGCTCGCCAACCTGCACCCCGCCTATCTGCTGGGCGAGACCTACCGCGAACTCCTCGGCCGCACCGGCATCCACGCCGACTGCGTCGAGCAGGTGGTGGGTGGCACGGTCACCCACGCCGGCGAACAGTCCATGAACCCCGCGCGCAACGCCTGGCTGGCGATGGGGCTTCCGTACGAGACCGCGGCGACGACCGTGGACTGCCAGTGCGGTTCCTCGCAGCAGGCCGGCCATATGGTCGCGAACATGATCTCGGCCGGTGTCATCGACATCGGCATCAGCTGCGGGGTCGAGGCGATGTCACGGGTGCCGCTGGGCAGCGGGTCCAAACACGGCCCCGGCAAGCCGTTCCCCGACGAGTGGAACGTGGATCTGCCGAACCAGTTCGAGGCGGCCGAGCGCATCGCCCGTAATCGTGGGCTGACCCGCGAACGGGTCGACTCCCTGGGGCTGCTGTCGCAGGAGCGGGCGGCCGCGGCGTGGTCCGAGGAGCGCTTCAAGCGCGAGACGTTCGCCGTGCAGGTGCCCACGACCGAGGAGGAACAGTCCGCCGGGCAGGGCATGTGGCGGCTCGTCGACCGTGACGAGGGGCTGCGGGACACCAGCATGGAGGCGCTCGCCAAACTGAAGCCGGTCATGCCGACCGCTGTGCACACCGCCGGCAACTCCTCGCAGATTTCGGACGGAGCGGCCGCCATCATGTGGTCGTCCAAGCGGATGGCGCGCGCCCTGAAGCTCAGGCCGCGCGCCCGGATCGTCGCGCAGGCGCTCGTCGGCTCGGACCCGCACTACCACCTCGACGGGCCGATCGACGCGACGCGCGCGGTGCTCGGCAAGGCGGGCATGTCGCTCAGGGACATCGACGTGGTGGAGATCAACGAGGCGTTCGCATCGGTGGTGCTGAGCTGGGCGCAGGTCTTCGAGCAGGACCTGGAGAAGGTCAACGTCAACGGCGGCGGGATCGCGCTCGGGCATCCGGTGGGCGCGACGGGGGCAAGGCTGATCACCACGGCTCTGCACGAGCTGGAGCGCAGGGACAAGGAGTTCGCACTCATCACGATGTGCGCGGGCGGGGCGCTGGCGACCGGAACCATCATTCAGCGGCTCTGA